The Microvirgula aerodenitrificans DSM 15089 genome has a segment encoding these proteins:
- a CDS encoding YaeQ family protein translates to MALKATIFKADLDISDMDRGYYASHSLTLARHPSETDERMMLRLAVFALHASERLAFTKGLIADDEPELWQKNYGDEIELWIDLGEPDEKRLKKACARADRVWLYCYGGRAADVWWQGMQSKVSRLENLTVISIPPDTLAQLTTLTQRGMQLQATIQDGQLWLAGPAHSVLVEGEVWQGDAERR, encoded by the coding sequence ATGGCGCTCAAAGCCACCATTTTCAAAGCCGATCTCGATATTTCCGACATGGATCGGGGCTATTACGCCAGCCACAGCCTGACGCTGGCCCGTCATCCGTCGGAAACCGACGAACGGATGATGTTGCGACTGGCCGTGTTCGCGCTGCACGCCAGCGAGCGGCTGGCCTTTACCAAGGGCCTGATCGCCGATGACGAGCCCGAGTTGTGGCAGAAGAACTACGGCGACGAGATCGAACTGTGGATCGATCTGGGCGAGCCGGACGAGAAGCGGCTGAAAAAAGCCTGCGCCCGCGCCGACCGGGTCTGGCTGTACTGCTATGGCGGTCGTGCCGCCGACGTCTGGTGGCAGGGCATGCAGAGCAAGGTCAGCCGGCTGGAGAACCTGACCGTGATCAGCATCCCGCCGGACACGCTGGCGCAGCTGACCACGCTGACCCAGCGCGGGATGCAGTTGCAGGCGACAATCCAGGACGGGCAGTTGTGGCTGGCCGGCCCGGCGCATTCGGTACTGGTGGAAGGCGAAGTCTGGCAGGGCGACGCCGAACGACGATAG
- a CDS encoding SelT/SelW/SelH family protein has protein sequence MPSPRLEIHYCTQCRWLLRAGWMAQELLTTFSDGELAEVALIPARGGLFRILLDGEQLWDRKEEDGFPDIKTIKQRVRDRLFPDRPLGHSDRPGKAEAD, from the coding sequence ATGCCGTCCCCCAGACTGGAAATCCACTATTGCACCCAGTGCCGCTGGCTGCTGCGCGCCGGCTGGATGGCGCAGGAACTGCTGACCACCTTCAGCGACGGCGAACTGGCCGAAGTCGCGCTGATTCCCGCGCGCGGCGGGCTGTTCCGCATTCTGCTCGATGGCGAGCAGCTATGGGATCGCAAGGAAGAAGACGGCTTTCCGGATATCAAGACCATCAAGCAGCGCGTGCGCGACCGCCTGTTTCCGGACCGCCCGCTCGGCCACAGCGACCGGCCCGGCAAGGCCGAAGCCGACTGA
- a CDS encoding acyl-CoA thioesterase, with protein MSRYHKQVEIRWSDIDANQHMRHTAYADLCTHTRLEWLQDAGFGADRFFQLGFGPVIFKETTEYLREVKLGMRLDIDVVLVASSADHQRWVLRQQMVRDDGKLAAHYEVAGAWLDLSTRKLTTPPAELQAIFDDMPRSEDYHELPLSRVKP; from the coding sequence ATGTCCCGATATCACAAACAGGTCGAGATCCGCTGGTCGGATATCGATGCCAACCAGCACATGCGGCATACCGCCTACGCCGATCTGTGCACCCATACCCGCCTGGAGTGGCTGCAGGATGCCGGCTTCGGTGCGGACCGCTTTTTCCAGCTTGGATTCGGTCCGGTCATTTTCAAGGAAACGACCGAATATCTGCGCGAAGTGAAACTCGGCATGCGACTGGATATCGACGTGGTGCTGGTGGCCTCGTCAGCGGACCATCAGCGCTGGGTACTGCGTCAGCAGATGGTACGCGACGACGGCAAGCTGGCGGCGCACTACGAAGTCGCCGGCGCGTGGCTGGACCTGTCGACGCGCAAACTGACCACTCCGCCGGCCGAGCTGCAGGCCATCTTCGATGACATGCCGCGCAGCGAGGATTATCACGAACTGCCGCTGTCGCGCGTCAAGCCTTGA
- a CDS encoding TetR/AcrR family transcriptional regulator gives MSKGDDTRALILRQASDLASEVGISGLTLGALAERSGLSKSGLFAHFGSKEELQLATVRAVQARFVDDIVRPALAHPRGLVRLRALFDGWLQWIAHGPFAGSCPLLAAASEFDDQPGPIRTALVDGQIWQRDALIRALELAIASGELPPAFDCVQAAFELRGLLYAAHHDLRLLNDPRGIDLAQRGFERVIAARPGDQ, from the coding sequence ATGAGCAAGGGCGATGACACCCGGGCGCTGATTCTGCGCCAGGCCAGCGATCTGGCCAGCGAAGTCGGCATCTCCGGTCTGACGCTGGGTGCGCTGGCCGAACGCAGCGGCCTGTCGAAAAGCGGCCTGTTCGCCCACTTCGGGTCCAAGGAAGAGCTGCAACTGGCCACGGTCCGCGCGGTGCAGGCACGCTTTGTCGACGATATCGTGCGCCCGGCACTGGCGCATCCGCGCGGTCTGGTGCGCCTGCGCGCGCTGTTCGATGGCTGGCTGCAGTGGATCGCGCACGGCCCGTTTGCCGGCAGTTGCCCGCTGCTGGCTGCCGCCTCCGAGTTCGACGACCAGCCAGGGCCGATCCGCACCGCACTGGTCGACGGCCAGATCTGGCAGCGTGATGCACTGATCCGCGCCCTGGAGCTGGCGATCGCCAGCGGCGAGCTGCCGCCGGCTTTCGACTGTGTGCAGGCCGCCTTTGAGCTGCGCGGGCTGCTGTATGCGGCGCATCACGACCTGCGCCTGCTCAATGACCCGCGCGGCATCGACCTGGCGCAGCGCGGCTTCGAGCGAGTGATCGCCGCCCGGCCTGGCGATCAGTAG
- a CDS encoding NAD(P)-dependent oxidoreductase, whose protein sequence is MKIALIGATGFVGTALLTELLQRGHQVTALVRHPEKLPQHPQLHAVRADAQDAAQVAAAVAGHDAVLSAFNPGWGNPDIYAQFVSGSRAIAAGVKQAGVARYLVVGGAGSLEIAPGVQLVDTDDFPAEWKQGALGARDVLTELRQESVLDWVFLSPPVFLEPGTRTGQYRVGGDQVLMGEAGPARISVADLAVALVDEAETPRHHRQRFTVGY, encoded by the coding sequence ATGAAAATCGCCCTGATCGGCGCCACCGGCTTTGTCGGCACCGCGCTGCTGACCGAATTGCTGCAACGTGGCCATCAGGTGACGGCCCTGGTCCGTCACCCGGAAAAGCTGCCGCAACACCCACAACTGCATGCCGTCCGTGCCGATGCGCAGGATGCGGCGCAGGTCGCCGCCGCCGTGGCCGGCCACGACGCCGTGCTCAGTGCCTTCAATCCTGGCTGGGGCAACCCGGATATCTACGCCCAGTTCGTCTCCGGTTCGCGCGCCATCGCCGCCGGCGTCAAACAGGCTGGCGTCGCGCGTTACCTGGTGGTCGGCGGCGCCGGCAGCCTGGAAATCGCCCCGGGCGTGCAACTGGTCGATACCGACGATTTTCCGGCCGAATGGAAGCAGGGTGCGCTCGGTGCGCGCGATGTGCTGACCGAATTGCGTCAGGAAAGCGTGCTCGACTGGGTGTTCCTGTCGCCGCCGGTGTTTCTGGAACCGGGCACGCGCACCGGCCAGTACCGCGTGGGGGGCGACCAGGTGCTGATGGGCGAAGCCGGTCCGGCGCGAATCAGCGTGGCTGATCTGGCAGTGGCACTGGTCGACGAGGCGGAAACGCCGCGCCACCATCGCCAGCGCTTTACCGTCGGCTACTGA
- a CDS encoding LysR family transcriptional regulator produces the protein MDALRSMAIFATVVEQGSMRAAARVLGITPSAVSQQIAQLERDCAVTLLYRTTRKLTLTEAGQMFYDGCADMLAAARRARTRLAELRDTLNGELRMTAPVGFVGRMISDALAPLLAANPGLTLTLIVSDERIDLIGERIDLALRVGQLEDSTLIARQLARCDSLLVASPAYLARHPPLLTPEQLVRHTWLLLDVGQGAQMPGFSGPDGQTFTLRVEPRVRSNNILQVRSFTCAGLGLSVQPETEIRNELARGELVRVLPGWSLPQMGIYAVTPRRDAQPAKVRHAIAALQDYFARQAG, from the coding sequence ATGGACGCGCTGCGCAGCATGGCGATCTTCGCCACCGTGGTCGAGCAGGGATCGATGCGCGCCGCCGCGCGCGTGCTCGGCATCACGCCGTCGGCAGTCAGTCAGCAGATCGCCCAGCTGGAGCGCGATTGTGCGGTCACCCTGCTGTACCGCACCACGCGCAAGCTGACCCTGACCGAGGCCGGGCAGATGTTCTACGACGGCTGCGCCGACATGCTGGCGGCGGCACGGCGGGCCCGGACGCGGCTGGCCGAGCTGCGCGACACACTGAACGGCGAGCTGCGCATGACTGCCCCGGTCGGTTTTGTCGGCCGGATGATCAGCGACGCGCTGGCGCCGCTGCTGGCGGCCAACCCCGGCCTGACCCTGACCCTGATCGTCAGCGATGAACGCATCGACCTGATCGGCGAGCGCATCGATCTCGCGCTGCGGGTCGGGCAACTGGAAGACTCGACCCTGATCGCCCGCCAGCTGGCGCGCTGCGACAGCCTGCTGGTGGCCTCACCGGCCTACCTGGCGCGCCATCCGCCCTTGCTGACGCCGGAACAGCTGGTCCGGCACACCTGGCTGCTGCTGGATGTCGGTCAGGGCGCACAGATGCCCGGCTTCAGCGGTCCGGATGGCCAGACCTTCACCCTGCGGGTCGAACCCCGGGTCCGCAGCAACAATATCCTGCAGGTACGTTCCTTCACCTGTGCCGGGCTCGGGCTGTCGGTGCAGCCGGAAACGGAGATTCGCAACGAGCTGGCGCGCGGCGAACTGGTGCGCGTGCTGCCGGGCTGGAGCCTGCCGCAGATGGGCATCTACGCGGTCACGCCGCGCCGGGACGCACAGCCGGCCAAGGTCCGCCACGCCATCGCCGCGCTGCAGGACTATTTCGCCCGGCAGGCAGGCTGA
- a CDS encoding SidA/IucD/PvdA family monooxygenase: protein MTPISPAATPSSWPHPPSLDALEARLRQDLDWLCRPAKAWVPSRGRGVLDVAIIGGGMAGLTLAAALKHQGIQAIAFDRAPQGLEGPWATTARMETLRSPKELTGPALGLPALTFRAWYEAQFGLAAWQALDKIPRLQWMDYLRWYRRVLELDVRNRQRVVDVRPRADGKLVSLQLRDEQQQDRPYEVLARHVVLATGHDGLGGPWLPDWAAQLPRDRRAHSSDDYDVAALRGRRVVVIGGGASAMDSAATALEAGAARVDLLIRRDDLPRINKSKGAGSPGMLHGYWQLADEWKWRWRHYINEQQIPPPHNSTLRVSRHANAHFHFGTPVRSASLRADGALRLDTARGPLATDFVIFCTGFRTDWQQRPEYAAIAPHVRLWQDRYQPPAGLEDAELAGSPDVGSLFEFRQKTDGACPGLERIHAFCYPAALSQGAGAGDIPQISVGAQRLAEGLAASLLLEDAPLHFAALQHYDDPELLGNEWTPAAFPVYEDDSELVS, encoded by the coding sequence ATGACCCCGATTTCCCCCGCCGCCACGCCATCGTCGTGGCCACACCCCCCCTCCCTCGACGCACTGGAAGCCCGGCTGCGACAGGATCTCGACTGGCTGTGCCGCCCGGCAAAAGCCTGGGTACCGTCCCGCGGACGCGGCGTGCTCGACGTAGCCATCATCGGTGGCGGCATGGCCGGGCTGACGCTGGCCGCCGCGCTCAAGCACCAGGGCATCCAGGCGATTGCCTTCGACCGTGCGCCGCAGGGTTTAGAGGGGCCGTGGGCAACCACGGCGCGCATGGAAACCCTGCGCTCGCCAAAGGAACTGACCGGCCCGGCGCTCGGTCTGCCGGCCCTGACCTTCCGCGCCTGGTACGAAGCGCAGTTCGGACTGGCGGCCTGGCAGGCCCTGGACAAGATTCCGCGCCTGCAGTGGATGGATTACCTGCGCTGGTATCGCCGCGTGCTGGAGCTGGACGTACGCAACCGCCAGCGGGTGGTCGACGTGCGACCGCGCGCGGACGGCAAGCTGGTCTCGCTGCAGCTGCGCGACGAGCAGCAGCAGGACCGGCCGTATGAAGTACTGGCCCGGCACGTGGTGCTGGCCACCGGCCATGACGGCCTCGGCGGCCCCTGGCTGCCGGACTGGGCCGCACAATTGCCGCGCGACCGCCGGGCCCATTCCTCGGACGACTACGACGTCGCCGCACTGCGTGGCCGGCGGGTGGTGGTCATCGGCGGCGGCGCCTCGGCCATGGACAGCGCCGCCACCGCGCTGGAAGCCGGTGCCGCGCGCGTCGATCTGCTGATCCGCCGCGATGACCTGCCGCGCATCAACAAAAGCAAGGGTGCCGGCAGCCCGGGCATGCTGCACGGTTACTGGCAGCTGGCCGACGAGTGGAAATGGCGCTGGCGTCACTACATCAACGAGCAGCAGATTCCGCCACCGCACAACAGCACGCTGCGCGTGTCGCGCCATGCCAATGCCCATTTCCATTTCGGCACACCGGTGCGCTCGGCGTCGCTGCGCGCCGACGGCGCCCTGCGGCTGGACACCGCCCGGGGACCGCTGGCGACCGACTTCGTGATTTTCTGCACCGGCTTCCGCACCGACTGGCAGCAGCGGCCGGAATACGCCGCCATCGCGCCGCATGTGCGACTGTGGCAGGACCGCTACCAGCCGCCGGCCGGGCTGGAAGACGCCGAGCTGGCCGGTTCGCCGGACGTGGGCAGCCTGTTCGAGTTCCGGCAGAAGACCGATGGCGCCTGCCCCGGTCTGGAACGCATCCATGCCTTCTGCTACCCGGCCGCCCTGTCCCAGGGCGCCGGTGCCGGCGACATCCCGCAGATCAGTGTCGGCGCCCAGCGCCTGGCCGAGGGGCTGGCCGCCAGCCTGCTGCTGGAAGATGCGCCGCTGCACTTCGCCGCGCTGCAGCACTATGACGATCCGGAGCTGCTCGGCAATGAATGGACGCCGGCCGCTTTCCCGGTCTACGAGGATGACAGCGAGCTGGTGTCGTGA
- a CDS encoding alkylhydroperoxidase domain protein: MTDTLLTHPDNRPPLAFTRDQLEWLPWLEPLPEAELTDRHRAGLVDAARARSAYFRLLARDPDTLGARTRTDKDIFYNPDAGLPRAERELSAAATSRYNGCLYCASVHARFAAHFSHRDDDVQRLLDDGVRADLGERWNAIVAASIALSATPSTFGAAETARLRAAGLDDLAIADVIHGAAFFNWANRLMLSLGEPEAPAVV, from the coding sequence ATGACCGACACCCTGCTGACCCATCCGGACAACCGGCCGCCGCTGGCCTTTACCCGTGACCAACTGGAATGGCTGCCGTGGCTGGAACCGCTGCCGGAAGCGGAACTGACCGATCGTCACCGCGCCGGGCTGGTCGATGCCGCCCGGGCCAGGTCGGCGTACTTCCGCCTGCTGGCGCGCGACCCGGACACCCTTGGCGCGCGCACCCGGACCGACAAGGACATTTTCTACAACCCGGATGCCGGCCTGCCGCGCGCCGAGCGCGAACTGTCGGCCGCGGCGACATCGCGCTACAACGGCTGCCTGTACTGCGCATCGGTCCATGCGCGCTTCGCTGCCCATTTCTCGCACCGTGACGACGACGTGCAGCGTCTGCTCGATGACGGCGTGAGGGCGGATCTGGGGGAACGCTGGAACGCCATCGTCGCCGCATCGATCGCGCTGTCGGCCACCCCGTCGACCTTCGGTGCGGCGGAGACCGCACGGCTGCGCGCGGCCGGGCTGGACGACCTGGCCATTGCCGACGTCATCCATGGTGCCGCATTCTTCAACTGGGCCAACCGGCTGATGCTGAGCCTGGGCGAGCCGGAGGCGCCGGCCGTCGTCTGA
- a CDS encoding CMD domain protein — protein MTLSPPSDVIDQLAGVLPGDAIDRLRSQRPQARLHAQQSYLALFAPAAPVPGQVDADERFAIAAFVAALHRQGDAARFYADALAQRDAGLAVAVAAIAAQAAGQGPYGHYPAGPLSVEDVDGPRWRADPAQRLLLGERLAAGFGHAHLLVFHPRDAAAADLQALLDTGWSATDIVILAQIVAFLAFQIRVVSGLQVLAAHLSPQRALA, from the coding sequence ATGACCTTATCTCCCCCTTCCGATGTCATTGACCAGCTGGCCGGCGTCCTGCCGGGCGACGCCATCGACCGATTGCGCTCGCAGCGCCCGCAGGCGCGACTGCACGCGCAGCAGAGTTATCTGGCGCTGTTCGCGCCGGCCGCGCCGGTGCCCGGCCAGGTTGATGCCGATGAACGTTTCGCCATTGCCGCCTTTGTCGCCGCCCTGCATCGCCAGGGCGATGCTGCCCGCTTTTACGCCGACGCCCTGGCGCAACGGGATGCCGGGCTGGCGGTCGCTGTCGCGGCCATCGCGGCGCAGGCGGCAGGCCAGGGCCCGTACGGGCACTATCCGGCCGGTCCGCTGAGCGTCGAGGATGTCGACGGGCCGCGCTGGCGGGCCGACCCGGCGCAGCGCCTGCTGCTGGGCGAGCGCCTGGCGGCGGGTTTCGGGCATGCGCACCTGCTGGTGTTCCATCCGCGTGACGCGGCAGCGGCCGATCTGCAGGCACTGCTCGACACCGGCTGGTCGGCGACCGACATCGTCATCCTGGCGCAGATCGTGGCCTTCCTGGCCTTCCAGATCCGCGTCGTTTCCGGCCTGCAGGTCCTGGCCGCCCACCTTTCCCCGCAGCGAGCCCTGGCATGA
- a CDS encoding dipeptide ABC transporter ATP-binding protein, with translation MTVPVLELDQVSISYRDGDQCRRVVHEVSFSVGPGEVVALVGESGSGKTTTAQAVIGLLAGNGRLEQGAIRLNGTDIAGWSPARFDSIRGRVLSLIPQDPTSSLNPVLTIGEQVAEILRIHRHGDRKAIAARVIELLAHVGLPQPERRARQYPHQLSGGMKQRVLIAIAIALRPALIIADEPTSALDVTVQRRILDLIDSLRREQGTAVLLVTHDLGVAADRADRLVVMQNGRIQEQGPTAALLRNPQSAYARKLLADAPSLSTTAFRPAVSGDDDDIAIEVDELVHEFASDGRHDRFRAVDRVSFRVRRGTTHAIVGESGSGKTTTLRNVTGFLRPTSGRVRIDGIDPATLRGEALRQFRRRIQLVYQNPFTSLDPRQTVFRIIEEPLLNFEPLPRAVRERKVRDMLARVGLPPAVLARYPHALSGGQRQRVAIARALVLDPRVLVLDEAVSALDVTVQAQILDLLETLQRDLGLTYLFISHDLAVVRQIADTVSVLHGGRQVDCGRVVDVFLRPGSDCTRELLAAIPGQGHPRPVLHPSPCLEAA, from the coding sequence ATGACGGTTCCGGTGCTTGAACTCGACCAGGTGTCCATCAGCTATCGCGATGGTGACCAGTGCCGGCGCGTGGTGCACGAGGTGTCGTTCTCGGTCGGTCCCGGCGAGGTGGTGGCCCTGGTCGGCGAGTCCGGCTCGGGCAAGACCACCACGGCGCAGGCGGTGATCGGCCTGCTGGCCGGCAATGGCCGGCTGGAGCAGGGCGCGATCCGGCTGAATGGCACCGATATCGCCGGCTGGTCGCCGGCGCGCTTCGACAGCATCCGCGGCCGCGTGCTCAGCCTGATCCCGCAAGACCCGACCAGTTCGCTGAATCCGGTACTGACCATCGGCGAGCAGGTGGCGGAAATCCTGCGCATTCACCGTCACGGCGACCGCAAGGCGATCGCCGCCCGGGTCATTGAACTGCTGGCCCACGTCGGCCTGCCACAGCCGGAACGGCGCGCCCGCCAGTACCCGCACCAGTTGTCCGGCGGCATGAAGCAGCGGGTGCTGATCGCGATTGCCATTGCGCTGCGGCCGGCGCTGATCATTGCCGACGAGCCGACCAGCGCACTGGATGTGACGGTGCAGCGGCGCATCCTCGACCTGATCGACTCCCTGCGCCGCGAGCAGGGCACCGCCGTACTGCTGGTGACCCATGACCTCGGCGTGGCGGCCGACCGCGCCGACCGGCTGGTGGTGATGCAGAACGGTCGCATCCAGGAACAGGGCCCGACGGCCGCACTGCTGCGCAATCCGCAAAGCGCCTATGCCCGCAAGCTGCTGGCCGATGCCCCGTCGTTGTCGACGACGGCGTTCCGGCCCGCCGTGTCCGGTGATGACGACGATATCGCCATCGAGGTCGATGAACTGGTGCACGAATTCGCGTCGGACGGTCGCCATGACCGCTTCCGTGCGGTCGACCGGGTGTCGTTCCGTGTCCGCCGTGGCACGACCCACGCCATTGTCGGCGAGTCCGGCTCCGGCAAGACCACCACCCTGCGCAATGTGACCGGCTTCCTGCGCCCGACATCGGGCCGGGTGCGGATCGACGGCATCGATCCGGCCACCCTGCGCGGTGAGGCGCTGCGGCAATTCCGCCGCCGGATCCAGCTGGTCTACCAGAACCCGTTTACCTCGCTCGATCCGCGTCAGACCGTGTTCCGCATTATCGAGGAGCCGCTGCTCAATTTCGAACCACTGCCGCGCGCCGTACGCGAACGCAAGGTGCGCGACATGCTGGCGCGGGTCGGCCTGCCGCCGGCGGTGCTGGCGCGCTATCCGCATGCACTGTCCGGCGGCCAGCGCCAGCGGGTGGCCATTGCCCGTGCACTGGTGCTGGACCCCCGGGTGCTGGTGCTGGACGAGGCGGTGTCGGCGCTCGATGTCACGGTGCAGGCGCAGATCCTCGACCTGCTGGAGACCCTGCAGCGCGACCTCGGCCTGACCTATCTGTTCATTTCCCACGACCTGGCAGTGGTCAGGCAGATCGCCGACACGGTGTCGGTGCTGCACGGCGGCCGCCAGGTCGACTGCGGCCGGGTCGTGGACGTGTTCCTCCGCCCCGGCAGCGACTGCACCCGCGAGCTGCTGGCCGCCATTCCCGGTCAGGGCCATCCGCGCCCTGTCCTTCATCCTTCACCTTGCCTGGAAGCCGCATGA
- a CDS encoding ABC transporter permease — protein MNTPLLARVALTSSGGRAVRPVLQRAAARLRRVPPTLALAWLVMLLVALWALAPGLFTPHSATQGVAGQQLLAPGAGHLLGTDALGRDLYARLVYGAVHSLSGAFVAVAVGLLFGTLLGLIAGALGGRTDAVIMRIVDVLLSVPALLLSLSIIILLGFGTLNAAIAVGVASVASFARLARSESVRVRRSDYVEAAFGSGGRFSAVLWRHVLPNSLTSVIALAALQFGSAILSISTLGFLGYGAPPPTPEWGLLIAEGRNYIASAWWLTTVPGLLVVAVVVAANRISVGMRKELS, from the coding sequence ATGAATACCCCACTTCTGGCGCGTGTCGCGCTGACCTCTTCCGGCGGACGTGCCGTCCGCCCTGTCCTGCAGCGTGCCGCAGCCCGGCTGCGCCGGGTGCCGCCGACGCTGGCACTGGCCTGGCTGGTGATGCTGCTGGTCGCACTGTGGGCGCTGGCGCCGGGCCTGTTCACACCTCACAGCGCGACCCAGGGCGTGGCCGGCCAGCAACTGCTGGCGCCCGGCGCCGGTCATCTGCTGGGCACCGATGCGCTGGGGCGCGATCTGTATGCCCGGCTGGTGTACGGCGCCGTCCATTCGCTGTCCGGCGCCTTTGTCGCCGTGGCGGTGGGGCTGCTGTTCGGCACCCTGCTCGGGTTGATTGCCGGTGCGCTCGGTGGCCGGACTGATGCCGTGATCATGCGCATCGTCGATGTCCTGCTGTCGGTGCCGGCGCTGCTGCTGTCGCTTAGCATCATCATTCTGCTCGGCTTCGGCACCCTGAATGCGGCCATTGCCGTTGGCGTCGCCTCGGTGGCCAGCTTCGCACGGCTGGCGCGCTCGGAAAGCGTCCGCGTGCGCCGTTCGGATTATGTCGAGGCGGCATTCGGCAGCGGGGGCCGCTTTTCCGCCGTGCTGTGGCGGCATGTGCTGCCCAATTCGCTGACCTCGGTCATTGCGCTGGCGGCACTGCAGTTCGGCTCGGCCATCCTGTCGATCTCCACCCTGGGCTTTCTCGGCTACGGCGCTCCGCCGCCGACGCCGGAATGGGGGTTGCTGATTGCCGAGGGCCGCAACTACATCGCCAGCGCCTGGTGGCTGACGACGGTACCCGGCCTGCTGGTGGTGGCGGTGGTGGTCGCGGCCAACCGCATCAGCGTGGGCATGAGAAAGGAGTTGTCATGA
- a CDS encoding ABC transporter permease translates to MSTSHSLPGRLGQALLVLWATFTLSFLLLQALPGDAILIKFLNPDLGLSPEQVADIRASYGADSPLAEQYLHTLVNFLGGHFGYSVQAGVPVSQSLATSLPPTLRLAGLGFLLAAALAVVLAVLSTSARGAWLREVIRSLPSLFISVPVFWLGIMLIQVFSFRFGLIPVINPGPWEGLVLPTLTLALPISAPLAQILMRNIDEVLTQPFVAVARAKGATRNGVLWRHVARNAVPPTLTMAGILFGELLAGAVVTEAVFGLNGLGSLTQQAVGNQDTAVLQAIVVFSATVFVVINLIVDLLLPVLDPRLRREAGAAS, encoded by the coding sequence ATGTCGACAAGCCATTCCCTGCCGGGCCGGCTGGGCCAGGCGCTGCTGGTGCTGTGGGCGACCTTCACCCTGTCGTTCCTGCTGCTGCAGGCGCTGCCCGGTGACGCGATCCTGATCAAGTTCCTGAATCCGGACCTCGGACTGAGCCCGGAGCAGGTGGCCGACATCCGTGCGTCCTACGGGGCGGACAGCCCGCTGGCGGAACAGTACCTGCATACGCTGGTCAACTTCCTCGGCGGTCATTTCGGCTACTCGGTGCAGGCCGGCGTGCCGGTCAGCCAGAGCCTGGCCACCAGCCTGCCGCCGACGCTGCGTCTGGCCGGGCTGGGCTTCCTGCTGGCGGCGGCGCTGGCGGTGGTGCTGGCCGTCCTGTCGACCTCCGCGCGTGGCGCGTGGCTGCGCGAGGTCATCCGTTCGCTGCCGTCGCTGTTCATTTCGGTGCCGGTGTTCTGGCTTGGCATCATGCTGATCCAGGTGTTCTCGTTCCGGTTCGGGCTGATTCCGGTCATCAATCCCGGCCCGTGGGAAGGGCTGGTCCTGCCGACACTGACACTGGCACTGCCGATTTCGGCGCCGCTGGCCCAGATCCTGATGCGCAATATCGACGAGGTGCTGACGCAACCGTTCGTCGCCGTGGCGCGGGCCAAGGGCGCCACGCGCAACGGCGTGCTGTGGCGGCACGTAGCCCGCAATGCGGTGCCGCCGACGCTGACCATGGCCGGCATCCTGTTCGGTGAGTTGCTGGCCGGCGCGGTAGTCACCGAGGCCGTGTTCGGTCTCAACGGCCTCGGCAGCCTGACCCAGCAGGCGGTCGGCAATCAGGACACGGCCGTGCTGCAGGCCATTGTCGTGTTTTCCGCCACCGTCTTTGTCGTTATCAACCTGATCGTGGATCTGCTGCTGCCGGTGCTCGATCCCCGATTGCGCCGCGAGGCGGGAGCCGCATCATGA